One window from the genome of bacterium encodes:
- a CDS encoding efflux RND transporter periplasmic adaptor subunit, translating to MKRFPTLPLLAMLLAGALFLSSCGEEKASSANRSDGEKEIPKVSIRIDEIEPQEFTQVIEITGAVASDGDVMVPADEGGRVLNWRVPLGAHVQSGQVLVQLDSALLRSAYDAALAQYNIAQTSYEKQARVYEEQGISELQLKTLQYQRDAAKAGMELARERLQRCSVRSPISGVLNQRLVEKGEMSAPGMPIAHVVNTSSIKLKAGIPERYASAFRTGDPVTFTVDAIAGKEFNGKITFVGAAVNTDNRTIPVEVHVSNAGGGLKPSMIADMTVRLRARENSIVVPEDYIIKNDMDSFVVYIEQDGKAVEREVKIGGSSRGNVLILDGLRIGDRLITTGQQHVSDGQPVMVEN from the coding sequence ATGAAACGATTTCCCACCCTGCCGCTGCTCGCTATGCTGCTTGCAGGTGCTCTGTTCCTTTCATCCTGCGGGGAGGAAAAAGCATCCTCCGCCAACCGTTCGGATGGGGAAAAAGAAATCCCGAAGGTCTCGATCCGCATCGACGAAATCGAACCGCAGGAATTCACCCAGGTCATTGAGATCACCGGAGCGGTCGCTTCCGATGGTGATGTCATGGTTCCTGCAGACGAAGGCGGCCGTGTGCTGAACTGGCGTGTCCCGCTCGGTGCCCATGTGCAGAGCGGCCAGGTGCTGGTGCAGCTCGACAGTGCTCTGCTGCGCAGCGCGTATGATGCCGCGCTTGCGCAATACAACATTGCACAGACCAGCTATGAGAAGCAGGCACGCGTGTATGAAGAGCAGGGCATTTCCGAACTGCAATTGAAGACGCTGCAGTATCAGCGCGATGCTGCGAAGGCCGGAATGGAGCTTGCGCGGGAGAGACTGCAGCGCTGCAGCGTGCGCAGTCCGATCAGCGGTGTGCTCAATCAGCGCCTGGTTGAAAAGGGCGAGATGAGTGCGCCGGGCATGCCCATCGCACATGTTGTTAATACCAGCAGCATCAAGCTGAAAGCGGGTATCCCCGAACGTTATGCGTCAGCATTTCGCACCGGTGACCCGGTAACCTTCACGGTGGATGCAATCGCCGGGAAGGAATTCAACGGGAAAATCACTTTTGTGGGTGCCGCTGTCAATACCGACAACCGCACCATTCCGGTCGAAGTGCATGTCAGCAACGCCGGAGGCGGTCTCAAGCCTTCCATGATTGCGGACATGACCGTGCGTCTCCGCGCGCGTGAAAACTCCATCGTGGTTCCTGAGGATTATATCATCAAGAACGACATGGACAGCTTTGTCGTGTACATCGAACAAGACGGCAAGGCAGTGGAAAGGGAAGTCAAAATCGGCGGAAGCAGCCGCGGCAACGTGCTGATACTCGACGGACTCCGCATCGGAGACCGTCTCATCACCACCGGGCAGCAGCATGTTTCCGACGGACAGCCTGTAATGGTCGAAAACTGA
- a CDS encoding asparaginase codes for MKHVSMIFTGGTISMTIDPETGGAVPSLSGDQILARLDDVADLAEIRYREFGKYPGPHVTPAMMLDIARLAAEEAQREEIAGVIITHGTDTLEETAYFLDLALRTEKPVILIGAMHHSEDPDWDGPRNIRDAMLTVLSGQFQGLGVLTCLNGEINAASEVTKTHTLQRDTFMSFDFGPIGRIFEGRAVFLRQPFIHDHVGMHPPIEPVHLIKCYAGMDALPFTACIETGVKGLVVEAMGTGNVPPEAYDGILEVLRNDIPVVLVSRCPRGSTDEVYGYYGAGRNLHNAGVIFARYLNGQKARIKLMLSLAVTSDHSKLRRMFEGS; via the coding sequence GTGAAACATGTATCCATGATCTTCACCGGCGGAACGATATCAATGACAATCGACCCCGAAACCGGTGGTGCAGTACCATCGCTATCCGGTGATCAGATCCTCGCACGTCTGGATGATGTCGCTGATCTTGCCGAGATTCGCTACCGCGAATTCGGGAAATATCCCGGTCCCCATGTCACTCCCGCAATGATGCTCGACATCGCTCGCCTGGCCGCAGAGGAAGCGCAGAGGGAGGAGATCGCCGGTGTGATCATCACGCATGGAACTGACACGCTGGAGGAAACCGCCTATTTCCTCGATCTCGCCCTGCGCACCGAGAAGCCTGTGATCCTCATCGGCGCAATGCATCATTCGGAAGACCCGGATTGGGATGGACCACGAAACATTCGCGACGCCATGCTTACGGTGCTCAGTGGTCAGTTCCAGGGTCTTGGCGTCCTCACCTGCCTCAACGGGGAAATCAATGCAGCGAGTGAGGTGACGAAGACGCATACACTGCAGCGCGACACGTTCATGAGTTTCGACTTCGGTCCCATTGGCCGCATTTTTGAAGGACGCGCCGTGTTTCTCCGTCAGCCATTTATACACGATCACGTGGGCATGCACCCTCCGATCGAACCCGTGCACCTAATCAAATGCTATGCCGGGATGGATGCCCTGCCATTCACTGCCTGTATCGAGACAGGGGTAAAGGGACTGGTGGTCGAAGCCATGGGAACAGGCAACGTGCCGCCCGAGGCATATGATGGTATACTCGAAGTACTCAGGAATGACATTCCCGTTGTGCTCGTTTCCCGTTGTCCCCGTGGCAGCACCGACGAAGTCTACGGCTACTACGGCGCGGGCCGTAATCTCCATAACGCCGGTGTCATTTTTGCCCGCTACCTCAACGGACAGAAAGCACGCATCAAACTCATGCTGTCCCTCGCCGTCACCTCAGACCACAGTAAGCTCCGCCGCATGTTCGAAGGCAGCTGA
- a CDS encoding ABC transporter ATP-binding protein/permease, with protein MNALRKLFPYFRPYRRTLAWGVFFIFLSTVFAVIAPIIIRDAIDSLSNALTAGSLFRYALLIVAVSLLSGLFLYLTRQTIIVMSRRIEYDLRNDFLRHVERLSQRFFSTMTTGDIMAHATNDIAAVRMFVGPAVMYSSNTVFNFIIIVGMMISIHPLLTLYALLPLPFLSYAVNRLGTMIHKRYEDIQQHYGFMTGRIQESISGIRVVKAYLREKYEAGIFHEMSEEYRQRNMRMIRVQSLFMPMIAMLVGVSAILIIYLGGREVIQNKLSLGELTQFIIYLGMLIWPMAAIGWVVNLIQRASASMKRIDRILESEPDIADDEHTDASITSLKGDVRFSGVTFRYEEQLPEVLHSIDLHVPAGSTLGIIGTTGSGKSTLVNLIPRIFDATEGTVTIDGHEIERIPVGTLRSSIAYVTQETFLFSDTLRNNIAYGVEHPKEEDIMWAAEIAQVDKDIVDFPERYETILGERGITLSGGQKQRVSLARAVMRRPSILILDDALSAVDTHTEEDILQRLRDVMAERTSILISHRISTVKQADHIIVLHDGKIHESGTHDELVRGDGMYADLYQKQLLAEELQEME; from the coding sequence ATGAACGCTCTGCGAAAGCTCTTTCCCTATTTCCGTCCCTACAGGCGCACACTCGCGTGGGGGGTGTTCTTCATTTTTCTCTCCACGGTTTTTGCCGTGATCGCACCCATCATCATACGCGATGCCATCGACAGCCTGTCGAACGCCCTGACTGCCGGCAGCCTGTTTCGCTACGCGCTTCTGATCGTTGCCGTATCGCTGCTCAGTGGTCTGTTTCTCTATCTCACGCGGCAGACAATCATTGTCATGTCGCGTCGCATCGAGTACGATTTGCGGAACGACTTTCTGCGGCATGTCGAACGGTTGTCACAGCGATTTTTTTCCACGATGACGACGGGCGACATCATGGCGCATGCCACCAACGATATCGCCGCGGTGCGCATGTTCGTCGGTCCCGCCGTCATGTACTCGTCCAACACCGTCTTCAATTTCATCATCATCGTCGGCATGATGATCAGCATCCATCCGCTGCTCACACTGTATGCGCTGCTGCCGCTTCCGTTCCTGAGCTACGCCGTCAACCGGCTCGGGACGATGATACACAAGCGCTACGAAGACATTCAGCAGCATTACGGCTTCATGACGGGACGCATCCAGGAAAGCATTTCAGGAATACGGGTCGTGAAGGCCTATCTGCGTGAAAAGTATGAGGCCGGGATTTTCCACGAGATGAGTGAGGAGTATCGCCAGCGGAATATGCGCATGATCCGTGTGCAGTCGCTGTTCATGCCCATGATCGCCATGCTCGTCGGCGTATCCGCCATCCTGATTATCTATCTCGGGGGACGCGAGGTCATTCAGAATAAACTCTCTCTCGGGGAGCTTACGCAGTTCATCATTTATCTCGGCATGCTGATCTGGCCGATGGCCGCAATCGGGTGGGTGGTCAACCTCATACAGCGTGCTTCCGCCTCGATGAAGCGCATCGATCGCATCCTGGAGTCGGAACCGGATATCGCCGATGACGAACACACCGATGCATCGATTACCAGTCTGAAAGGCGATGTGCGCTTCAGCGGCGTCACCTTCCGTTACGAAGAGCAGCTTCCCGAAGTGCTGCACAGCATTGACCTGCATGTGCCCGCCGGCAGCACACTCGGCATTATCGGGACGACAGGATCGGGGAAAAGTACGCTCGTGAATCTGATCCCGAGAATATTCGATGCGACGGAAGGGACTGTCACGATCGACGGACATGAGATCGAGCGGATTCCTGTCGGGACACTGCGCAGCAGCATCGCCTACGTCACACAGGAAACCTTCCTGTTTTCTGATACGCTGCGCAACAACATCGCCTATGGTGTCGAGCATCCGAAGGAGGAAGACATCATGTGGGCGGCGGAGATTGCGCAGGTGGACAAAGATATCGTGGATTTTCCGGAGCGGTATGAGACCATACTCGGTGAGCGCGGGATCACGCTGAGCGGGGGACAGAAACAGCGCGTCAGTCTCGCGCGCGCCGTCATGCGCCGTCCCTCCATCCTCATACTCGACGATGCGCTTTCCGCGGTGGATACGCATACGGAAGAGGACATTCTGCAGCGGCTGCGTGATGTCATGGCCGAACGCACAAGCATTCTTATCAGTCACCGTATCTCGACGGTCAAGCAGGCCGATCACATCATCGTACTCCATGACGGGAAAATTCATGAATCCGGTACCCACGATGAACTCGTCCGCGGTGACGGCATGTACGCAGATCTGTATCAGAAGCAGCTGCTGGCTGAAGAACTCCAGGAGATGGAATAA
- a CDS encoding HAD family hydrolase codes for MIQAVTIDFWNTIVDSRNGASRRAVRHDAMKEVYEASGLPWNEAQVEEAFRVSYAAFEHVWQGEQRTPSASESLNVIWKHLGIDVPGEVHARAVRSFEDSILAGMPSLLPGAAEGIAALASRYRLAVISDTAYSPGRVLRKVLEAHGIAKHFTFLAYSDEVGVSKPHRKIFQRALSALDANPAASAHIGDIERTDIAGAKALGMRAVLFRGDESGRYYHENGEDRTAADAVAHHWAEIPRILSDFDTDQRLETR; via the coding sequence ATGATACAGGCAGTAACCATCGATTTCTGGAATACTATCGTGGATTCGCGCAACGGGGCCTCCCGTCGTGCGGTTCGTCACGACGCCATGAAGGAGGTCTACGAAGCAAGTGGACTCCCGTGGAATGAAGCGCAGGTCGAGGAGGCTTTTCGCGTCTCCTACGCTGCATTCGAGCATGTCTGGCAGGGGGAACAGCGCACACCGTCCGCTTCCGAAAGCCTGAATGTCATCTGGAAGCATCTCGGCATTGACGTTCCCGGCGAGGTGCACGCGCGTGCCGTGCGCAGTTTCGAGGACAGCATCCTTGCCGGCATGCCATCGCTGCTCCCCGGGGCGGCAGAGGGTATCGCCGCGCTGGCATCGCGATACCGGCTGGCTGTGATTTCCGACACGGCATACTCCCCGGGACGTGTGCTGCGGAAGGTGCTCGAAGCGCATGGTATCGCAAAGCACTTTACCTTCCTCGCGTATTCCGATGAAGTCGGGGTGTCCAAGCCCCACAGAAAAATATTTCAACGCGCGCTGTCCGCGCTCGATGCAAACCCTGCAGCGTCTGCGCATATCGGTGACATCGAGCGCACGGACATTGCAGGTGCGAAGGCACTGGGGATGCGGGCGGTGCTGTTCCGCGGTGATGAGAGCGGCCGTTACTACCATGAAAACGGGGAAGACCGGACCGCGGCGGATGCGGTTGCGCATCACTGGGCGGAAATCCCGCGCATACTGTCAGACTTCGATACCGATCAGCGATTGGAAACACGATGA
- a CDS encoding TolC family protein, producing the protein MTLHRLFSTGVLLLFGITLAVAQPRTLRLEDAISLAVDNNRELEISRLNMDKAGYQVSEAYGTALPSISAGGTYTRTLKKPVFFLPARFMDPNAGDGVIPVEIGSDNSYQFGFEASQVLFNAAVFTGVGTAKIYEDASKHMYTETYNKTIADVKKAFYGVLLAKDVLTLMKASLSNAEDNLHNVEVMNEQGIVSEYDLIRARVQTDNIRPRVIESERNVTLAVNGLKLLLGLRPQEDIEIEGELEFIPAEDVMVDRAETLVVEKNASLRALQDQARVNEKLVTIYRSESLPTLSAFGNYRWLAENDALGRISTNDFVSTSQVGITLNVNLFNGLQTTSRVNQAQVDYLKSEEQYNATRDALITNAQNIRYRLEEAHRRIESQTQTVEQAEKGYRIATTRYQSGSGTQLEVNDADLALLQARVNRVQAVYDYSVAKADLEYLLSMNSK; encoded by the coding sequence ATGACACTGCACAGATTATTCTCCACAGGTGTCCTGCTGCTGTTCGGCATTACTCTTGCCGTCGCACAGCCGCGGACGCTGCGCCTGGAGGATGCGATCTCCCTGGCGGTAGACAACAACAGGGAGCTTGAGATTTCCAGACTCAACATGGACAAGGCCGGGTACCAGGTCAGCGAGGCGTATGGTACCGCACTGCCGTCAATCAGCGCTGGCGGTACCTACACGCGTACGCTGAAAAAACCGGTGTTTTTTCTTCCCGCACGATTCATGGATCCGAATGCGGGAGACGGAGTGATTCCGGTCGAGATTGGCAGCGACAATTCGTATCAGTTCGGTTTTGAAGCGTCTCAGGTGCTGTTCAACGCGGCCGTGTTCACGGGTGTCGGGACGGCAAAGATTTACGAAGACGCCTCAAAGCACATGTACACCGAGACCTACAACAAAACGATTGCCGACGTGAAAAAGGCCTTTTATGGCGTACTCCTCGCGAAGGATGTACTCACACTCATGAAAGCCAGCCTCTCCAACGCCGAAGACAATCTCCACAATGTTGAGGTGATGAACGAGCAGGGCATCGTTTCAGAGTACGATCTCATCCGTGCGCGGGTGCAGACGGACAATATCCGGCCGAGGGTTATCGAGTCGGAACGGAACGTAACGCTTGCGGTGAACGGACTCAAACTGCTGCTCGGACTGCGTCCCCAGGAAGACATCGAAATTGAAGGCGAGCTGGAGTTCATTCCTGCCGAAGATGTCATGGTGGATCGTGCGGAAACGCTCGTGGTGGAAAAAAACGCCTCGTTGCGCGCACTGCAGGACCAGGCACGCGTCAACGAAAAGCTGGTGACGATTTACAGGTCAGAATCCCTTCCCACGCTCTCGGCCTTCGGTAATTACCGATGGCTGGCGGAAAACGACGCCCTCGGACGTATATCCACCAACGATTTCGTGAGTACATCGCAGGTTGGCATCACCCTCAACGTCAACCTGTTCAACGGACTGCAGACCACCTCGCGCGTCAACCAGGCGCAGGTAGATTATCTCAAATCGGAAGAGCAGTACAACGCAACGCGGGATGCCCTCATTACGAATGCACAGAACATCCGTTACCGGCTTGAGGAGGCGCATCGCCGCATCGAGTCGCAGACGCAAACGGTGGAGCAGGCGGAAAAGGGATACCGTATCGCGACCACGCGCTACCAGTCCGGCTCCGGCACTCAGCTCGAAGTCAACGATGCCGACCTCGCCCTGCTGCAGGCACGCGTCAACCGTGTCCAGGCAGTGTATGATTACAGCGTGGCCAAAGCCGACCTCGAGTATCTGCTCAGCATGAACAGTAAGTAA
- a CDS encoding DUF4835 family protein: MLVTVTPKVSMRRILLAIFLLSTLTGTLSAQEIDLMTEVTMDALTPSQKTYLAKFEEKVKDYVNMHRWTDVEFYGDQIPVRMSINFLSGTDAGEFTAQVVVDGQRRLWKDGRPLQMTSLMFRIMDSKWAFSYQQGQPFVHDEYQYNDITSLLDFYMYIALGLDFDSYEPLAGSPYYQKALTIAQRSQSSRNAGEWQGQSNQYSRMNFLNELLNAQYERFREALYWYYYEGLDFLETEPEFARRAIAKALEKIGDLLSRTGSRSLVLTMWLEAKANEFCAKLEGYPDRAKVMKLMMQVDPARQQIYQKCSF, encoded by the coding sequence ATGCTTGTCACAGTTACACCGAAAGTGTCCATGCGTCGCATACTTCTCGCAATTTTCCTCCTGTCCACCCTCACCGGCACACTGTCCGCCCAGGAGATTGACCTGATGACGGAAGTCACCATGGATGCACTGACGCCGTCGCAGAAAACCTATCTCGCAAAATTTGAAGAGAAGGTCAAGGACTACGTCAACATGCACCGGTGGACGGACGTGGAGTTCTATGGCGACCAGATCCCGGTGCGCATGAGCATCAATTTCCTTTCTGGAACCGACGCCGGCGAGTTCACCGCACAGGTCGTGGTAGACGGACAGCGCCGCCTCTGGAAGGACGGCAGACCACTGCAGATGACTTCGCTCATGTTTCGAATCATGGACAGCAAGTGGGCCTTCTCCTACCAGCAGGGACAACCTTTCGTCCACGATGAATATCAGTACAACGACATCACCAGTCTCCTCGACTTCTACATGTACATTGCGCTGGGACTCGATTTCGACAGCTATGAACCGCTTGCGGGCTCGCCGTACTATCAGAAAGCGCTCACCATCGCACAGCGCTCGCAGAGTTCGCGCAACGCCGGGGAATGGCAGGGACAGTCGAATCAGTACAGCCGCATGAACTTTCTCAACGAACTGCTGAACGCGCAGTACGAACGCTTTCGCGAAGCGCTTTACTGGTACTACTATGAAGGACTCGATTTCCTCGAAACCGAACCGGAGTTTGCACGGCGTGCCATCGCCAAGGCACTGGAAAAAATCGGGGATCTGCTTTCGCGCACCGGATCGCGCTCCCTGGTGCTGACGATGTGGCTCGAAGCCAAGGCCAATGAGTTCTGTGCCAAACTCGAAGGGTATCCCGATCGTGCAAAGGTCATGAAGCTCATGATGCAGGTCGATCCCGCCCGGCAGCAGATCTACCAGAAGTGTTCGTTCTGA
- a CDS encoding Spy/CpxP family protein refolding chaperone, producing MKHKIIIPLLIVLFASPVLAQPEDRPPELMRKQLKELNLSPEQRDAMRELRSSTQKDMIDIRASMRKIRVDLDDMRKAESPDRAQFEKLNRQLADLRVRQAMLRFDAHQKMMEQLTPEQKEKFNDMMDGMRMNMKDRMRGKMKEHRGHGPRR from the coding sequence ATGAAACACAAAATCATTATCCCTCTCCTCATTGTCCTGTTCGCGAGTCCCGTACTCGCGCAACCTGAAGACCGTCCCCCCGAACTCATGCGCAAGCAGCTCAAGGAGCTCAACCTCAGTCCCGAACAGCGTGACGCCATGCGTGAACTGCGCAGCAGCACGCAGAAGGACATGATCGACATCCGGGCATCCATGCGCAAAATCCGCGTCGACCTCGACGACATGCGCAAGGCTGAATCCCCCGACCGTGCGCAATTCGAAAAACTGAACCGCCAGCTGGCTGATCTCCGCGTCCGTCAGGCAATGCTTCGCTTCGATGCCCATCAGAAGATGATGGAGCAGCTCACGCCGGAACAGAAGGAGAAATTCAACGATATGATGGACGGCATGCGCATGAACATGAAAGACCGGATGCGGGGGAAAATGAAAGAGCATCGTGGTCACGGACCACGACGGTAA
- a CDS encoding TetR/AcrR family transcriptional regulator: MNDETQILSRKERERLFKRQEIVEAAREVFALRGFSAATLDEIADRAEFSKGTLYNYFQNKEELFETVIADAVDEFVDVATRTCGGESCELQKCYVSFARQLLELLYANFSIYGLVMREFHKIDSNTHLATLFPNLLILLSDPVKKAIREDQIDEMLPQQVAMMFLSTIFSVFKSSLHMYHGDVLTRQSQEISLSGSEIDQEIDRAVRLIEKTFFHGILARDGEGERHNCFTQR, encoded by the coding sequence ATGAACGATGAAACGCAAATATTGAGCCGGAAGGAAAGGGAACGTCTTTTCAAGCGGCAGGAGATTGTCGAAGCGGCCCGCGAGGTGTTTGCATTGCGCGGTTTTTCCGCAGCGACACTGGATGAAATCGCTGACAGGGCAGAATTCAGCAAGGGCACGCTTTACAACTACTTTCAGAATAAAGAAGAGTTGTTTGAAACAGTGATCGCTGATGCGGTGGACGAGTTCGTCGATGTGGCGACACGGACCTGTGGCGGAGAATCTTGCGAGCTGCAGAAATGTTACGTGAGTTTTGCCCGCCAGCTGCTGGAATTGCTGTATGCGAATTTCAGCATTTACGGACTGGTGATGCGCGAATTTCACAAAATTGATTCCAACACGCATCTCGCGACGCTGTTCCCGAATCTGCTGATTCTGCTTTCCGATCCCGTAAAGAAGGCGATCCGGGAGGATCAGATAGACGAGATGCTGCCCCAGCAGGTGGCGATGATGTTTTTATCCACAATTTTTTCCGTATTCAAATCTTCGCTGCACATGTATCACGGCGATGTACTCACGCGGCAATCGCAGGAGATATCGCTCTCAGGAAGCGAGATTGATCAGGAAATAGATCGCGCGGTGCGCCTGATAGAGAAAACATTTTTCCACGGCATACTTGCGCGCGACGGGGAAGGAGAGAGGCATAATTGTTTTACACAACGTTGA
- a CDS encoding enoyl-CoA hydratase/isomerase family protein, whose translation MEFNNLLYTEEQRIAVITINRPDKLNALNYETLTELKQAVLAANASDAVDVIILTGAGEKAFVAGADIKELSAQDAVRGQQFALFGQDVFNTIEQSSKPVIAAVNGFALGGGCELSLACHIRIASENAKFGQPEVNLAVIPGYGGTQRLARIVGQGRAAELILTGDMVDAAEALRIGLANKTVPAGEALNVATDMAKKIASKGQVAVRLSLEALRCVPQMGLREGLATEAALFGLACGTEDFKEGTTAFLEKRKADFKGA comes from the coding sequence ATGGAATTCAACAACCTGCTTTACACCGAAGAGCAGCGCATCGCTGTGATCACCATCAACAGGCCTGACAAGCTGAACGCCCTCAACTACGAAACTCTCACCGAACTCAAGCAGGCGGTTCTTGCCGCAAATGCAAGTGACGCGGTCGATGTTATCATCCTCACCGGGGCCGGGGAAAAGGCCTTCGTCGCAGGTGCCGACATCAAGGAACTCTCTGCCCAGGATGCCGTGCGCGGACAGCAGTTTGCGCTTTTTGGTCAGGATGTGTTCAACACGATTGAGCAGTCTTCCAAACCCGTCATTGCCGCGGTGAACGGCTTTGCGCTCGGTGGTGGTTGTGAGCTGTCGCTTGCCTGCCATATTCGCATCGCTTCGGAAAACGCAAAATTCGGTCAGCCCGAGGTCAATCTTGCTGTCATCCCCGGCTATGGTGGTACGCAGCGACTGGCACGCATTGTCGGACAGGGAAGGGCGGCGGAATTGATTCTCACCGGGGATATGGTCGACGCAGCGGAAGCCCTGCGCATCGGACTCGCGAACAAGACCGTTCCTGCAGGCGAGGCGCTGAACGTTGCGACGGACATGGCGAAGAAAATCGCTTCGAAGGGACAGGTGGCCGTGCGCCTTTCGCTTGAAGCACTCCGCTGCGTTCCGCAGATGGGCCTGCGTGAAGGACTGGCGACGGAAGCCGCGCTCTTTGGCCTGGCCTGTGGAACGGAAGATTTCAAGGAAGGAACAACGGCCTTTCTCGAGAAGCGGAAAGCGGATTTCAAAGGCGCATGA
- a CDS encoding bifunctional oligoribonuclease/PAP phosphatase NrnA gives MKQGIRIVDHRRMSEILLQARTVILTTHSNPDGDALGSELALLQFLKSRGVDCRIVNCDPVPENLAFLNEGGVFETWEADIHANLLAEADVVAALDFNHPSRVGDMEEALIASSATRVVIDHHMHPHAFASEYLSVIEASSTAEIIHDLVVAADGALTYEIALGLYVGIMTDTGSFRFDRTTPRVHRLTASLLEQGVDPTRVHRLIYDDFPIGRTQLLGRVLSGIEPCCDGKATIFAVTRAMLEETSTTLNDVENMVNYGLGIRGVQLTALITEVEDGCKISFRSRGSITVNDIAEQFGGGGHRFASGARVRGGEVAELRKRIETVFSNALSDDSTP, from the coding sequence ATGAAACAGGGGATTCGCATCGTTGATCATCGCCGCATGAGTGAAATACTTCTGCAGGCGCGCACCGTGATACTGACCACGCACAGCAATCCTGACGGCGATGCGCTTGGCAGTGAACTCGCGCTGCTGCAGTTTCTCAAATCGCGTGGCGTGGACTGCCGCATCGTCAACTGTGATCCCGTCCCTGAAAACCTCGCCTTCCTCAATGAAGGTGGTGTTTTCGAGACATGGGAAGCGGATATCCATGCCAATCTGCTGGCAGAAGCCGATGTCGTTGCAGCGCTGGACTTCAACCATCCCTCGCGTGTGGGAGATATGGAGGAAGCACTCATCGCGAGCAGCGCGACGCGTGTCGTCATCGATCATCACATGCATCCGCATGCATTCGCTTCCGAATACCTGAGTGTGATTGAAGCCAGTTCCACTGCGGAGATTATTCATGATCTCGTCGTTGCGGCAGACGGTGCGCTGACGTATGAGATCGCTCTCGGACTGTACGTCGGCATCATGACGGATACCGGTTCGTTTCGTTTTGATCGCACGACACCCCGGGTGCATCGTCTCACCGCTTCGCTGCTCGAGCAGGGCGTTGATCCCACGCGCGTGCATCGGCTCATTTACGACGACTTTCCCATAGGCAGGACGCAACTGCTGGGACGTGTGCTTTCAGGTATCGAACCATGCTGTGACGGAAAGGCGACGATTTTTGCCGTGACCCGGGCTATGCTCGAGGAAACTTCCACGACGCTCAACGATGTGGAAAACATGGTGAATTACGGACTCGGCATTCGAGGTGTGCAGCTCACGGCGCTCATCACGGAAGTCGAAGATGGCTGTAAAATCAGTTTCCGTTCGCGCGGCAGCATCACCGTGAACGATATTGCGGAACAGTTCGGCGGCGGGGGACACCGTTTCGCGAGCGGAGCCCGCGTCAGGGGCGGAGAGGTGGCGGAGCTGCGGAAGCGCATCGAGACGGTATTCAGCAACGCGCTTTCCGACGATAGTACGCCATAA